A region from the Mustela erminea isolate mMusErm1 chromosome 10, mMusErm1.Pri, whole genome shotgun sequence genome encodes:
- the RPE65 gene encoding retinoid isomerohydrolase isoform X4 translates to MSIQVEHPAGGYKKLFETVEELSSPLTAHVTGRIPLWLTGSLLRCGPGLFEVGSEPFYHLFDGQALLHKFDFKEGHVTYHRRFIRTDAYVRAMTEKRIVITEFGTCAFPDPCKNIFSRFFSYFRGVEVTDNALVNIYPVGEDYYACTETNFITKINPETLETIKQVDLCNYVSVNGATAHPHIESDGTVYNIGNCFGKNFSIAYNIVKIPPLQADKEDPISKSEVVVQFPCSDRFKPSYVHSFGLTPNYIVFVETPVKINLFKFLSSWSLWGANYMDCFESNETMGVWLHIADKKRRKYLNNKYRTSSFNLFHHINTYEDNGFLIVDLCCWKGFEFVYNYLYLANLRENWEEVKKNARKAPQPEVRRYVLPLNIDKADTGKNLVTLPNTTATAILCSDETIWLEPEVLFSGPRQGEIDLEGTNCLFQKFFQSFPKHVLYFVAFEFPQINYQKYGGKPYTYAYGLGLNHFVPDRV, encoded by the exons ATGTCCATCCA AGTTGAACATCCTGCTGGTGGTTACAAGAAACTGTTCGAAACTGTGGAGGAACTGTCTTCGCCGCTCACAGCTCATGTTACAG GCAGGATCCCCCTCTGGCTCACTGGCAGTCTCCTTCGATGTGGGCCAGGACTCTTTGAAGTTGGATCTGAACCATTTTACCACCTGTTCGATGGACAAGCCCTCCTGCACAAGTTTGACTTTAAAGAAGGACACGTCACATATCATAGAAG GTTCATCCGCACTGATGCTTATGTCCGGGCAATGACTGAGAAAAGGATTGTCATAACAGAGTTTGGCACCTGTGCATTCCCAGATCCCTGCAAGAATATATTTTCCAG gtttttttcttactttcgAGGAGTGGAGGTCACTGACAATGCCCTTGTTAACATCTACCCAGTAGGGGAAGATTACTATGCCTGCACAGAGACCAACTTCATTACAAAGATTAATCCTGAGACTTTGGAGACAATTAAGCAG GTTGATCTTTGCAACTATGTGTCTGTCAATGGAGCCACTGCTCACCCCCATATTGAAAGTGACGGAACTGTTTACAACATTGGTAATTGCTTTGGGAAAAATTTTTCAATTGCCTACAATATTGTAAAGATCCCTCCACTACAAGCAG ACAAGGAAGATCCAATAAGCAAGTCAGAGGTCGTTGTACAATTCCCCTGCAGTGACCGATTCAAGCCATCTTACGTCCATAG TTTTGGTTTGACTCCCAACTATATTGTTTTTGTGGAGACGCCAGTCAAAATTAACCTGTTCAAGTTCCTTTCCTCATGGAGTCTTTGGGGAGCCAACTACATGGATTGTTTTGAGTCCAATGAAACCATGGGG GTTTGGCTTCATATCGctgacaaaaaaagaagaaagtacctCAATAATAAATACAGGACCTCTTCCTTTAATCTCTTCCATCACATCAATACTTATGAAGACAATGGGTTTCTGATTGTGGATCTCTGTTGCTGGAAAGG ATTTGAATTTGTTTATAATTACTTATATTTAGCCAATTTACGTGAGAACTGGGAAGAGGTGAAAAAAAATGCCAGAAAGGCTCCCCAGCCTGAAGTGAGGAGATACGTGCTTCCTCTGAATATTGACAAG GCTGACACAGGCAAGAACTTAGTCACACTCCCCAACACAACTGCCACTGCAATTCTGTGCAGTGATGAGACCATCTGGCTGGAACCTGAGGTTCTCTTTTCAGGGCCTCGCCAAGGTGAGATTGATTTAGAGGGAACAAATTGTCTGTTTCAGAAATTTTTTCAGAGTTTTCCTAAGCATGTCCTCTATTTTGTAGCATTTGAGTTTCCTCAAATCAATTATCAGAAGTATGGAGGGAAACCTTACACGTACGCATATGGACTTGGTTTGAATCACTTTGTTCCAGACAGG